A region from the Dasania marina DSM 21967 genome encodes:
- a CDS encoding late competence development ComFB family protein: MLLSGFNFRGGTPSDFDSIHNYYEPLVLEELQRVLVDKDVDSEYIADVSCVALNNLPPRYIRHDVDMMFYLSSEERSEINKKISLAVKEAIAYVDTRTRAE, encoded by the coding sequence ATGCTACTATCAGGTTTTAATTTTCGCGGCGGCACCCCCAGCGATTTTGATAGCATACACAACTACTACGAACCCTTGGTGCTGGAAGAATTACAACGCGTGCTAGTGGATAAAGATGTCGATAGTGAATACATAGCCGATGTCTCCTGTGTTGCCCTTAATAACTTGCCGCCACGCTATATACGCCACGATGTCGACATGATGTTTTACCTTTCCTCTGAAGAACGCAGCGAGATTAATAAAAAAATAAGCTTGGCTGTTAAAGAGGCTATAGCTTATGTTGATACAAGAACTCGTGCGGAATAA
- a CDS encoding glutaminyl-peptide cyclotransferase, with protein MPFLVFLLSLLLANDSFADDSFAEQTVSQYGYTVVAQYPHDPQLFTQGLAFDQGKLYESAGRYGHSRLTVRELAYYTVLQQQVVQPQLFAEGITLLNNNVYQLTWKAGLALVYAARDLSPVAQHRYQGQGWGLCTDGQQLIMSDGSDQLHFINPDNFNINHSIKVTERGQAVTNLNELEWVEGKIYANIWMSSRIIIINPSNGQVEGSVDLSDLLPAALRKRNTDVLNGIAYDPQQQRLFVTGKNWPRLYHISLTAAKP; from the coding sequence ATGCCGTTTTTAGTTTTCTTACTTAGTTTATTATTAGCCAACGACAGCTTTGCTGATGATAGTTTCGCTGAACAGACGGTTAGCCAGTACGGCTATACTGTCGTCGCCCAATATCCTCACGACCCGCAGCTGTTTACCCAAGGCTTGGCCTTTGATCAAGGTAAACTCTATGAAAGCGCGGGGCGTTATGGCCACTCGCGTTTGACTGTACGTGAGCTGGCGTATTACACCGTATTGCAACAACAAGTGGTACAGCCGCAGTTATTCGCTGAAGGTATTACCCTGCTGAACAACAACGTCTACCAGCTTACGTGGAAAGCCGGGCTGGCCTTGGTTTATGCGGCAAGGGATTTAAGCCCCGTCGCACAACATCGCTATCAAGGTCAGGGCTGGGGCTTGTGCACCGATGGCCAGCAACTCATTATGAGTGATGGCAGTGATCAACTGCACTTTATCAACCCCGACAACTTCAACATCAACCATAGCATTAAGGTCACCGAGCGCGGCCAGGCAGTGACTAACCTCAATGAACTGGAATGGGTGGAAGGGAAAATCTACGCCAATATCTGGATGAGCTCACGCATTATTATTATCAACCCTAGCAACGGCCAGGTAGAGGGCAGTGTCGATTTAAGCGACTTGCTGCCCGCTGCACTGCGCAAGCGCAACACCGATGTACTCAACGGCATAGCCTACGACCCGCAACAGCAAAGGCTGTTTGTTACCGGTAAAAACTGGCCCCGGCTCTACCATATAAGCTTAACCGCAGCTAAGCCCTAG